The following nucleotide sequence is from Apodemus sylvaticus chromosome 2, mApoSyl1.1, whole genome shotgun sequence.
GCTTTTAGTAGAGAGCTGACGTGACTGTATTTGAAATTAACAGAGCTAAGTCTGAAACACATTGTAGAGGGACAGAGATAAAAATTAGGGAACAACTCCCAAAATTAGTGCTGTGCCCAGATCAGTGGATTACAGAAGTCCCTTAGCATGTGTTTCCTCAAATGTAACCATCTGCCATTTATCCTTCAGACTTGAGTTCAGCAGCTGGTATCTCCTCTCAGTCTCTTAAACAAATGTATGCATTTCTGATTACATAAACATTTCCATGTAAGTTGTCAACATGCCAGGCAATAGAACACCCTGGACCACCCCTCATACCATCATCGGTCTACTTGTTCCTTAACCTATACACATGGTGATTTCACAGCTGCCTATTTTTAGAAGGAAATCTTGATTTCAGCATCCAGATTTATTTTCTGGATGATGATGGTTTCTTGAACTTATCTATTCAGTTCTGGGAACCCAGAGTCTATCCAaccaaaactaaaattaaaatattcctatCTTAGGGGGGTGGCACAGCAGCTGCTGTGTAAGCATGGGCATCTAATGTAGGATTATCATATCCACTTAGAAGCTATTTATAGTGCCCTCCCTCATCTACCAGGATTGgatgagagggagagacaggtggaTATGGGACAGCTGGCCAGACAGCATAAGGAAACAGTGAAATCTAGTTCAGTGGAAGACCCGATTTGAACGAAGAAGGTGATGGTAAGTGATAGTGGGCAACACTGGATGTCGGCTTCTGGTATCCAGATGTGCCCCAGGTAGGTGAGCACATTCATCCACAAATATGCACATGAGTTCCTGTGCTTTAACTACTTAAACTAATTAATCATTCTTCTCTCATATTGGTCACTGTCTCCTCTAGAGTTTCTTCAGATGCTGAACATTCAAATTTGAATATTAAAAGATGAGAACAAACCTCACAAAAATGTATGTTTTCCTCAGAGACCTTTCAAAATCTTTAAGAACCCAAGTTTATGCTTCAATGAAAAACCATCTAGTATACATATTCCCTACCTAGTATCAAAGTATCTCACCTTTTAGGGGAGTATCAACCTTTTAGGGGAGAAGGCAAATTAGGTTAGTGACTGTTACATATAGGCAGGTTATTTAGAGGCCAAAGATACTTTAATAAGCAGTTTTTCAATTGGGATGAAAGTGACATAAAACCAATCATGTTCAAGTGGACTCAGCACAATTTCTGCCTACATATTGATCAGTCTGAGGAAGCTACGAACAGATCCCAGCAATTTAGAAATCTGCACTGGATATACAGGTGGTTTTAATGGACAGTCTTAGAAGTTAACAAAACAGATCACACTAGGAAACAGAGTCATATTCCAGTCATATGTTTGTAAAGAAATGACTTAAGAGTTGGTTAACTGCAAGAGAGTGTATCATAACATGATGAAATATGTTTTATGCTCCAAAACACTAATCCTGACTGAGtgcattttaaatattcactATCAGATTTATCTTTCCAAATATAATATTTAAGGACAATGCTTCCTATAAGGGCACCACCTTTGTCATACCAGATTTGCTATCAGAAAAGATAGGCAGACTCTCTGGGTTATCTAGCTGGGGAAGAAGCTTGGGTCACTACTTTTGGGTGGTGATCATTTTAATAGTGACCATGTGGATGAAAATAAGAGCTATATTTGTAGTGAAGATTTTCTTCCCTCATTTCTTCACTTCTCAATTTAGAAGTGCATTTTGCCTTCTCCCTGGGTGTGATGTACTGCCAGACACTGAGcaaatcacacaaacacagtgTCTACTCCCATGAAAATTTTTGattaacatatatgtatgtgtcttacTAGTTCATTTAATGATGCTGGTCTGTACATGTGTTCAGTGCTGACTGCTTGGGGTTCAGTAGCACATCAGGAGGCTTATTCCTAGAGAAAGCTCTTTCCCCCTCTTTGAGAATCATTAATTTCCTGTAGTTCTTCATGTGGGGCATAGGACTTTGTGAAAATTCTACGTCCATGTTGGCATACCAACTGAGGCTGTCATTATGCAGGTCTTGTTTGCTgaattgtgttgttgttgtttcctgaaTACACTCTCCCTGTCCTGTCTAGACGACCCTAGCATTAGAAGCTGGTCCTCTGACTCTTATAGTCTTCAGCCTTCCTCTACAGTGTTTCCTGATGGTGTAGAAGTTTTGTTATGGCTGTGACATCTGAGTCAGGGCACCTTAGGTTCACGTACTCTCTGTATTTCTGAGCTACCTTCAGTCCACATCTACATAGCACTGCCTTCTTTATGAAGCTCACAAGTACAGAAGTCTCAGCTTCTTCATCCAAGTTCTCAGCTGAGGTTAAAGTCTCTTAGCATTTCAATATTTTCTCTGATTTTCAAAATTAGTCTTTTCTGTTCTGCTCTGTTCTGTTCTGAGctgttattgctgctgctgttgttgtcgTTGAGTTgctgttggtgttggtgttggtgtatgtatgtgtatgtgtgcatgcacacacatacctatacaccATGTTTACACCCTCACATACATTTACAGTTCCTTCTCACAGATACTGAATGTGGAAATATTACAGATTTGGTTGTAGACCTCTGACCCGTGAATCCATACACAATTGTGCAGTAAGCTTCCTTGGGGAGCTGTATTTCTGACTTGAAACCTGTTAAAGGGAAGTACAGTGAAGCAATTGAAACAATCAGAGACCCAGAGAGGTCTTTCATGGAGTTAGAACATTTAAGAACATTGGTAAAAATACTTTTGAGGCatctaaattatttaaaaaggaaatttttaATTTAGATTGTATTAATCAAGTGGTAATAGACTTGTCTTTATAATTAATGTAAGAAAAACTGACTTTTTCCCCTAAGAAATGCTAATTGCATAAAATCAAGAGCCATGTCAATTAGTCACAGGCAAGGAATATCCTTGGACCAGAGTACAAAAGTCATCACTTACTGAACTCTATCTTGAATGGCTGCCTCTTCTTGAACCTGTGGTTGGTAGACTGAGAAAACGTGTACTTGAAATGACAGGACTAAAATAAACTGCCTGGCCCCAGACCCCAGGGAGAATTTTGACCAGTAATTTCTGAAAATTTCCCTGTCATTCAAGTGTCTTGGGGGCAGAGATTAAGTTACTGTCACTCTGGAACACAGGaatagtaacattttaaaatgttaagccCATTTTGTGAATTTATACAGAATTATCTAATTGCATAGTTACAATGGGAAAACAAGTCAAGGTGAATAAATGCTTCAGAAGAGGAAAAAGTATGTCCTGTGGATTGCTAATGAATGCATTTGGATTGAATTAGTAGAAGAGAGGTAGCTGAGTGCTGCTGATGTAACACTCGATGAGGGTGGGGGAataggctttttgttttgttttgttttgttttgttttgttttgttttgttttgttttcaagacagggtttctctgtatagctctagctgtcctggaactcagaaactcacccgcctctgcctcccaagtgctgtcattaaaggcgtgcaccaccactaacTAGCAAGAGTGAGCTTTTTATTGCCACCAGAATCCTCAGGAAGCAAATGAGATGCTACTCTATGAACTACAGCTTGATACAAAAAACCCTAAATAGTTCACAGTGCAATGTTGATAAGCAGCTGCCAAACACAATTAGgtatttaagaaaacaaaccaactTGAATGATGCATAAGAGAAACATCGAATGCACACAGAGTTACCAGGTACAGACTTTAAAATAACTGTCCTGAGTGGACTGCAGGAGTTAATAGATAGTATTGTGAATACTGTAAGGAAAATGAGtagcaaatatcaaaaacaaaacaaaacaggcaaacTGGAAGAATTatgagaaataaacaaacaaaaatcagtaaaatacaaaggaaggaaagaaagtgaCATCAAATAGGGAGATGCAAGAATTCTAAATCTACATATGGCTTTAAAATATCAAGTGAACTtgtaaagaaatagaggagggcCGGGGAAGATTTTTTCAATACAAATCTCTGCGCTTGAAGAGGGAATTACCACCACATGCAGTACATTCTACTCTGATGAGAGAGAAGCTAAGCCCGAAGTCTAAAGGCTAAATAGGAATGTGagaagcatgtgtatgtgtgaaaagtgagaaatttatttttatgctatGGATCAAAGAACAACTCACAGTGGAAGACAGAAAGCATGTGAACTGAATGACCCCAAAGCCAAAGAAAGATTGGAGATGATGAGTTAAACACCCAACATAGAATTTAGAGAAAGAACTCAGTTTGACACAGATAAATTAGATGgaaggttttgtgtgtatgtgtgtgtgtgtgtgtgtgtgtgtgtgtgaatcatcACTAGCCAAAGAAGtgataaaagagaaaaggaaacattagcacatttaaaagattgttaaaagttttaattaaatTGAATTATAAAGATTAAGGTTGATGGGGAAaggatacacacatgcatgcatgcatgcatatacattgaAAGGTGGATAAAATAtcatatttacaaatattaatgaatagatgaatagaaaTTTCAAAGACTTCAGGACACAATGGGGAAGAAATTGTAACCTCACAAATGTAAGGTACAGTTGAAATAATGACAGAAGATGTCGTTTTTCATCTGCTCTGTGCAAAACACTATGTTAATGATTTCACCTTTATGCCCTTTATTTTAGCATTCTCTTTCTATTCTCAGGTTTGGATAAAGAATGTGGCTTTAAAAGAAATAGAGATTTATCTAAAGTCTCATGTCCGTTGAGCAGGTTAATCATTGCCTCAGACTGAGGTAAGGCCTCGAGGTCCAAGGCTACAGTGAACAGCAGCACCTCTCCTCACTCACCAGAAGGACGAGATGCCACAGGAATCCCTCAGTCAGCACCCGGTGAGCATCCTCTACAGCCTCCCTCAGAGCTTTTCTCTTCAGCCctatctccctttctccccctctctccacctgaCTCCTTTTTCTCATATGTAACCAGAGAAGCAGGTTTTTAACCGCATGACAGGATTCCTCCTCTCCATGTCTCTACAGGAACTTACGAGTTGGGGGTGAATGCTGATCCATCCTCCCAGAACCATGGGCCTTCACTCTGATTGCGGGACAGGCCTATCCAAAATGAATTAACACGGTGGGAAGACGTTTGACGTTCAATGAACTCCTGAGGTAAAACAAAACTACAATCATACATACATCAGGAGAACCCGAAACAGTGCTACAGGCATTCAGAACTGAATGAATCCTTTTACAGAAGGATGTTCGTGTAAGGTGACAATCTAGAGAGGACTGTCAATCATTCGATACCACCGAATGTCTAGAGAGGTGTTGCAGAGTCATTTAGAGTCATGTTCAATTTTCCCATCAAGAACAGACTTATGATGACACTAAAAGATGTGAGCTAGGGAGATGACTCGGtggtaagaatgcttgctgcaAACAcatgaggacctggatttgagtTCCCAATATCCATGTTAAAATGCCAAGTGCATCCATATAAGCCTTTAACTCCTGTATGGTAAGAGTTGAAGACAGGCATGTCCTGGGATTGGGTGGTTGTAAGCCTACCTCTCTAggttcagtacacacacacacacacacacacacacacacacacacaagcactcacaAAAACTAAAGGGAGGAAATAGGCTTATATTATCAATATTCTACCTCACTCAACAAACTACATAACATCCAGCAGTATCCAGCTCCCAAGCAGCTTCTTGGGGAACTGGGCCATTAGTTTTTGTACAAGTAGCAAATATAGACTCAAAATAGCTTTACTAAGGAACACAATGATGTGGATGAGACCCAGAGCCTAGCAAGTGTCAGGTAAGCTCTCTTCTACAAATCTATATCTCCTGCCCTGCACTGCATGTTTCATGATTTAAATAATCCAGATTTCAGTGAGGACTCTTGAATTGGTCACAAAAATGGGATGATTCTTTGCCAGTCACAGGTTGATATCAAAGGCCAGGTGAATTTCTAATATGATCCTCTTCCTTGTCTGtattcctggatatttttttttgttcttttttgttttggtttggtttttgggggtatagaatagagtttatgtAGAGCAGAGGACGGGAGTTAATGGgttagtggaggcagagaaaggcagagagaaggagatagTAAAGAAGTacaggctggccatgaccaagtggagagagggggaggggaggagagcccaagagggcagagagaggagagtaaGAGACAGCAAGAGGTAAGAGCTATTCCTGTTTTTATTAACTTTCACAAGAACTGCAGCTATTGGgtatggagttacagatggataAAAACAGAGTAGCGAAGACAGAATGGAGTATGCAGGTTAGGATTGTTTTGAGGGATGCTATCTGTCACTCTCACCCACCTTTCCTTCAACATATAAGTACTCCTGAGTCTATACAATTCCTTGTTAATAGGGGTGCTTCTAATCTTTCAGCTTATTTGTTAATATGATGTTCAACTTCTAGCAACGGTTGTTTCTCTTTTCAACAATATATAGAAGGGTTACTTTTTAATCCTCTTTGCCACTTAGGAATTTCTTGTCCAGATCTGTCTGGGCTAAGATGGAAACTATGTATCaaaatttaacaacaacaaaacaaaacaaaatcaaatgaaacTACCTCTTTGCCTTcctcaatattttaaaaagaccaaacaattcataaatatttattgtcaTTACTGATATCTTTCTTGATATTAAGATAACAAGTGGGCAGTTTTCCTCCTATATTTCAACTGAAgtacaaatatacaaacattaaGAGCCGTTCCCACAACATTCAAACAATCACagtatttgctttcattttcatctgttttgtgcatgtgtgttgtatggCATGTCACAGTGctcgtgtggaggtcagagggcgaTGTGTGGGAGTCGGTTTTTCGCCCTTCTATTGTATGGGTTctaggaaccaaattcaggtgAAGCTTTGTGCCAAGCTTACTTTGCAAGCCCCCAAATTGTTTATTTCAAAGTAAAATGTGATTCCTTTTCAAATCGATTAACTACAAATAAAACCTTGCATTATGTTCTCTACTGCATAATTTTGCAGTTACGTAGAATGATGAAATTACCATTGTTAATGCAGGAATCTCTCCTGCTCTGATAACTATAGACCCCAGGTAATTATAGAAGGGTGTgcttacaaattcttttgagttGTCTATCTTCAGTAGATGAGCACCTAGCTGGGAGCAATATCTCTTACTTCCATACCaggaattttctgagaaactaaatAGATAACAGCTCTTCCCATGCAAGATCCAATTAGGAAGGCAAGGCCCAGAAAAAACTCCtggaaagaaaattaacatcGTGGAGTTCACAGTATAACTATAATTCTCTTAGTGCATTTTCACAAATACGTAATAAATTTTCATTAACATATTTCTTTAACACATCTTTAATTTTTGACACAAATTAGATGATAATTTcatagaatatattaaaaatccctttgctcatttaaaaaatttaaagtaaaggGACTAAAGAGGTGGTTCAGTTtctaagagcactgctcttccagagaacctaggtttgactcccagcacccatatgacacTTCACAAACATTTATTacttcagtttcaggggattggtatcctcttctgacctctgagggcaccaggcatgcaaatgGTACACAGACATCCATGAAACCATAAACacataagaaatttaaaatttgaaatcacTTGAGTAATTATACTGTTCTAAATAGACGATCAGACGTATCTATCTCTTCCGTTACTTCAAATTTAGGCCTAAATTccctttctttattgattctctgtAAAATAAATACACTCAAAATCAATTCCTATAAACAGGAGTCCTACCTGACTTAATTTATCCTATGAAGAGGCATAAATGtaattacttatatttcaaaGGCTCTTTTGCATTTTGTTAGCTGAAGACAGTGGGGAGGTAAATCCAGAGATGGAATGCTGAAGGGAAAACAATGCCAATCAATTATGATACCATCAGAAACGCAGGCTAGATATAGAAAAAATGTTGTGAAATAAATGAAATGCTGAGATTGAATGCATTTAACTGGAGTTCTCAGTGATTTCCGTGTCAGGTCCATTTCTTCTGTATATTCTTATTAGCTTTTACAACCTTCAGTCAGTGTCCCTTCCTCACTTCTTCCCCCCACACCCGCCCACATTCCTTTCCCCTTACATCAATCTTATTCTAACATCACTGTAAAAATATCAGTTCTGTAAGGGCACTGAACACTGCCCCTTCCTTTGCATCAAATTATATCATATCCTGTAGGTCTCGGCACACAGCCAGAGATAAGAGCAGTTACTGCTTGTTCCTTTTAGTAAGTGAAAGAGCTGTGGCTTTGTGATGCCACTTTACCAGCTGTCTGTCAGGGGATGCTAAGCTAAGGAAATTCTGTTAGGCCTGCTTGCCTTGACTGCGCTGTTAGTAGATGTACACACATCCCCACCCCAGGTCTCAGCACTAGGAAATGAACCTCTAGGACCCAGGGTCCCACTGCTCCTTTAGTTCTGCCCTTGCCTGTAGTTTGGGATGCTTTGGAGGGAGCCACCTTCTCATCTAAAGATGATTCTGTGGGCttgtggttctctttatttcttgctGGGAAGCTGTCTTTCTTCTCTGGATTTCTCCCTGAATTGAATCTCCAAAATACTTCATTTATCACGAACAGCAAcagtgccagaaaaaaaaaaaaaaaaaaaaaaaagtcattctgCTGTGTTTGAAAATGGAAATGCCAGCACTCTTATTTTATGGAAGCACATAGGGGATACTTATGATTAATGATAAGCAAATGGTACGTTGATGATAAAAAGACAGTGTCAGATGGCTCACACATAGATGGACTATAAAGTATATGGAAATGACTATGAAGAAGGTagcaaaaagaaaatgacatagaTCTAACTGCAATTGCAAACAATTTTAAATGCtaataatttaatgaaataatgtttttttgctttcttctattatttaaaaatgcTAGCTCGCTCTTTGAGaattacccagcatgcaatacATAGAATGTTTCTGTACTCAGTAAGCATTTTACTAATTATGTGCGATGAAAACTCTTTAAAGGTATCATACAAGTTTATTGACCCAGGATTCAGGAGAGATCTATTAAGTCTTCACAAAACATCTGCTTAGTAATTTTTCAATGCCTCAGGCAATGCTTTGTAGagtgaagatattttttattaaagatcatGTGTAAGATAATTCCCATATATCAAGAGGCTTTCAAAAAATTATATACAACTCATTTACTACAACTCTCTCCTAGGAAAGACTGTGCTTCTTTTGGCTCTGCAAGTTTCCCTCTACTAACTTTTACTTtaaattctactttttaaaaaatcacctaTCAttttagagatggctcagcagctaagagcaccgtctgctcttccagagggcctgagtttgattctcagcaaccacatggtgttataaaaaaaaatcacctatcTATGTAGAATAGTAGGGCAATATActcaagaatatatatattattaagcATATTTTCTATAATCCATCATTCTTATAACCCACCACTAACTAGCTTATAACTATGGAAGAGCTAATCTTTCCATCTTTCAATTTTCCTATAACCGAAACAGAAATTAATAGCACAAACTCAATGGGATTAATGTAAAGATTAAATGGAGTTATGCATGCCAAGCCCTTGAGAGTGTGCCTGGCATAAATTAAT
It contains:
- the Clec7a gene encoding C-type lectin domain family 7 member A isoform X3, coding for MEYHSHVENLDEDGYTQLDFSTRDIYKWPVRSEKGNQAPSSPWRPIAVALGILCLVAVVVAAVLGALVFWRFNSGRNPEKKDSFPARNKENHKPTESSLDEKVAPSKASQTTGVFSGPCLPNWILHGKSCYLFSFSENSWYGSKRYCSQLGAHLLKIDNSKEFEFIERQTSSHRVNSFWIGLSRNQSEGPWFWEDGSAFTPNSFQVRNTAPQGSLLHNCVWIHGSEVYNQICNISTFSICEKEL
- the Clec7a gene encoding C-type lectin domain family 7 member A isoform X1, translating into MEYHSHVENLDEDGYTQLDFSTRDIYKWPVRSEKGNQAPSSPWRPIAVALGILCLVAVVVAAVLGALGVFSGPCLPNWILHGKSCYLFSFSENSWYGSKRYCSQLGAHLLKIDNSKEFEFIERQTSSHRVNSFWIGLSRNQSEGPWFWEDGSAFTPNSFQVRNTAPQGSLLHNCVWIHGSEVYNQICNISTFSICEKEL
- the Clec7a gene encoding C-type lectin domain family 7 member A isoform X2; the encoded protein is MEYHSHVENLDEDGYTQLDFSTRDIYKWPVRSEKGNQAPSSPWRPIAVALGILCLVAVVVAAVLGALGVFSGPCLPNWILHGKSCYLFSFSENSWYGSKRYCSQLGAHLLKIDNSKEFVSSQKYSSPRKLTAQLCMDSRVRGLQPNL